Proteins from a genomic interval of Chanos chanos chromosome 3, fChaCha1.1, whole genome shotgun sequence:
- the smc5 gene encoding structural maintenance of chromosomes protein 5 — protein MALLGKRKRISHVLTNSQSQNTDVSVPSASQQDLTAQEDGLRGRFVEGSIVRITMQNFLTYDHSEVFPGPNLNMIVGANGTGKSSIVCAICLGLAGKTAILGRGDKIGLYVKRGCSKGSVEIELYKIGGNLVINREIFVENNQSVWMLNGRHSSQKAVEEEVKALHIQVGNLCQFLPQEKVGEFAKMSKIELLEATEKSVGPPEMYEFHCELKTFRNKERELENVCKEKANFLEKARQRNERNKLEVERYYMKKRHLDMIKMLEKKKPWVEYETARRQLEEVKKDREEKKKALKSLKEAQAPMLRKIQSIENQLQPIESQMKEKTAGIREASLKCKQKQEQLDRKYKEIEDIKQDLRLKETEEADRQKRIENTRRMIEDLQTELAKMGSQEDVTPRIEAVNSQLRNIQEDKSKVDSERSDLRRDKDEAMGERARLQNRLRSLEDIMNRKEEKLRSRFRDTYTALQWLRKNLNLFEGNVFEPMMLVINVRDPRHAKYIESHVPVNDLRAFVFQKQQDMEKFMTEVRDSQNLRVNAVIAPAESCAARPPSRSIDTLKRYGFFSYLRELFDAPDEVMSYLCHQYKVNDVPVGTDKTKSMIETVIRESQLRMLYTADEKYTVKKSSYSNKTISSNSALRPSQFLNMAIDAEERRQLEEHLKAAERQVQKIDAQMNAIQEQQTKLDRRDNELRAQKKQLSELKGKKRQLEQKISTKQDSLRQMEQSGIDLKKVEEETTAKISAVNQQKVAIVAEFLEHMKMRARLNMEKVYMALETVGLTAERTKLETECRESTHEHRNLEKAFAELDQRKTNLLNTCKSLMRKASEICNMNPGETAVPPELHTAFSELPDTLDEIDAMLNEERTRAECFTGLSDTVVEEYNRREQEIKNMEKEYDEKMNALHTYRQNISEAKERWLNPLKQLVEQINEKFSDFFRSMQCAGEVDLHSENEEEYDKYGIRIRVKFRSSTQLHELTPHHQSGGERSVSTMLYLMALQELNRCPFRVVDEINQGMDPVNERRVFDIVVRTACKGSTSQYFFITPKLLQNLQYADEMTVLCVHNGPYMLPPHKWNEKAFIRRIRRQSNQ, from the exons ATGGCGCTTctgggaaaaagaaaacggaTTAGTCATGTTTTAACAAATTCACAGTCGCAAAACACTGATGTATCTGTGCCTAGTGCTTCACAACAAGACTTAACAGCACAGGAAGATGGTTTGAGAGGTCGTTTTGTGGAAGGATCTATTGTTCGCATTACAATGCAAAACTTCCT GACCTATGACCATTCTGAGGTTTTTCCTGGACCCAACCTGAACATGATTGTTGGAGCCAATGGAACTGGCAAGTCCAGTATAGTCTGTGCTATCTGTTTAGGCTTAGCTGGGAAGACAGCGATTCTAGGAAGAGGCGATAAG ATCGGTCTGTATGTGAAACGAGGGTGCAGTAAAGGCTCTGTTGAAATTGAGCT ATACAAGATTGGGGGAAACCTAGTCATCAATAGAGAGATCTTTGTAGAAAACAACCAGTCTGTCTGGATGCTCAATGGGAGACACTCTAGCCAGAAGGCCgtggaagaggaggtgaaagCTCTTCACATCCAAGTGGGGAACTTGTGCCAGTTTCTGCCACAG GAGAAGGTGGGTGAGTTTGCCAAGATGAGTAAAATCGAGCTGTTGGAGGCCACTGAGAAGTCTGTGGGGCCACCAGAGATGTACGAGTTTCACTGCGAGCTCAAGACATTTCgtaacaaagagagagagctggag AATGTATGCAAGGAGAAGGCCAATTTCCTGGAGAAGGCTcgacagagaaatgagaggaacaAACTTGAAGTGGAGCGTTACTATATGAAGAAGAGACACCTGGACATGATCAAAATGCTGGAGAAGAAGAAGCCCTGGGTG GAGTATGAGACTGCCCGTAGGCAACTGGAGGAAGTGAAAAAAGacagggaggaaaagaagaaggcCTTGAAGTCTCTGAAAGAGGCCCAGGCTCCCATGCTCAGAAAGATCCAGTCCATAGAGAACCAGCTGCAGCCCATTGAGAGCCAGATGAAAGAGAAG ACTGCTGGCATCAGAGAGGCGTCACTGAAATGTAAACAGAAGCAAGAACAACTGGATCGAAAGTATAAGGAG ATTGAAGACATCAAGCAGGACCTGAGactgaaggagacagaggaggcgGACCGGCAGAAGAGGATCGAGAACACGCGTCGGATGATAGAGGACCTCCAGACGGAACTGGCCAAAATGGGTAGCCAGGAGGACGTAACTCCTCGCATCGAGGCTGTGAACTCGCAGCTGAGGAACATCCAGGAGGACAAATCCAAGGTGGATAGCGAGCGCTCCGACCTGCGTAGGGACAAAGACGAGGCCATGGGAGAGCGTGCAC GTTTACAGAATAGACTGAGGAGTCTGGAGGACATAATGAACAGGAAGGAGGAGAAGCTGCGAAGCCGTTTCCGTGACACCTACACAGCCCTGCAGTGGCTGAGGAAGAACCTGAATCTCTTTGAGGGAAATGTGTTTGAGCCTATGATGCTAGTA ATCAATGTCCGTGACCCACGACATGCCAAGTACATTGAGAGCCACGTCCCTGTCAATGACCTGCGAGCCTTTGTTTTCCAGAAGCAGCAAGACATGGAAAAGTTTATGACAGAG GTTCGAGATTCTCAGAACCTCAGAGTGAATGCAGTCATTGCTCCTGCTGAGTCATGCGCTGCCCGCCCTCCATCGCGATCCATCGACACCCTAAa ACGCTATGGGTTCTTCTCCTACCTGCGCGAGCTGTTTGACGCACCTGATGAAGTCATGAGCTATCTGTGTCACCAGTACAAAGTGAATGACGTCCCTGTGGgaacagacaaaactaaaaGCATGATTGAGACA GTCATCAGAGAATCCCAGCTGAGGATGCTCTACACAGCTGATGAGAAGTACACCGTGAAGAAATCATCCTATTCCAACAAGACCATCTCCAGTAACTCAGCCCTGCGCCCCTCCCAGTTCCTAAACATGGCCATAGACGCAGAGGAGAGGCGGCAGCTAGAGGAGCACCTAAAG GCTGCTGAAAGACAGGTCCAGAAAATTGATGCTCAGATGAATGCAATACAGGAGCAGCAAACCAAACTCGATCGCCGTGACAACGAGCTACGTGCTCAGAAGAAACAGCTGTCTGAGCTCAAAGGCAAGAAGAGACAGCTGGAGCAGAAGATAAGCACAAAACAGGATAG tTTGAGGCAGATGGAGCAGAGTGGAATTGATCTGAAGAAAGTTGAGGAGGAAACCACGGCTAAAATTTCAGCTGTGAACCAACAAAAAGTGGCTATTGTGGCAGAGTTTCTGGAGCATATGAAG atgaGAGCAAGACTGAATATGGAGAAGGTGTACATGGCACTGGAGACAGTGGGCCTCACTGCAGAGAGGACCAAACTGGAAACAGAGTGCCGGGAGAGCACACACGAGCACAGGAACTTAGAG aaaGCATTTGCTGAATTGGATCAGAGGAAGACCAACCTATTAAACACATGTAAAAGCTTGATGAGGAAAGCAAGTGAGATCTGCAACATGAACCCAGGAGAGACCGCTGTACCCCCAGAGCTGCATACG GCATTCAGCGAACTACCAGACACTCTGGATGAGATTGATGCCATGCTGAATGAGGAGAGGACCAGAGCAGAGTGTTTCACTGGCCTCAGTGATACG GTAGTAGAGGAGTATAACCGAAGGGAGCAGGAGATCAAGAATATGGAGAAGGAGTATGACGAAAAGATGAATGCTCTCCACACTTACAGACAGAACATATCAGAG GCTAAGGAGCGCTGGCTGAACCCTCTGAAGCAGCTGGTGGAACAGATCAATGAGAAGTTCAGCGATTTCTTCCGCTCCATGCAGTGTGCCGGCGAAGTAGACCTACACTCTGAAAACGAA gAGGAATATGACAAGTATGGGATCCGTATCCGGGTAAAGTTCCGCAGCAGCACCCAGCTGCATGAGCTCACTCCTCACCACCAAAGTGGAGGAGAGCGCAGCGTGTCCACAATGCTCTACCTCATGGCCCTGCAGGAGCTCAACCGCTGCCCCTTCAGAGTGGTAGATGAGATCAaccag GGTATGGATCCAGTGAACGAGAGAAGAGTGTTTGACATAGTGGTCAGGACTGCCTGCAAAGGAAGCACCTCTCAGTACTTCTTTATCACACCTAAG CTCTTACAGAACCTGCAGTATGCTGATGAAATGACTGTGCTATGTGTGCACAATGGGCCTTACATGCTGCCGCCTCATAAGTGGAATGAGAAGGCTTTTATCAGACGCATCAGACGCCAGTCAAACCAGTGA